The following are from one region of the Alicyclobacillus fastidiosus genome:
- the phnH gene encoding phosphonate C-P lyase system protein PhnH codes for MQKRDKVMDYDAVHDTQHVYRQLVDATARPGRIYSIVTVCERLFELGKRNAGLAACALALLDQEVCFSVVAKESSASILREFLRWETFSLSANSSDADYVFIDCGQISTVNVRELMGALNRGTLLDPHKSATAFLAVDVLAETTEKVDEAASLCMRLRGPGIDGTRHIAVIGMDSEWMFAREMVNVEYPLGIDIFLVSEAGQIIGLPRTTIVEIESVEKVV; via the coding sequence ATGCAAAAAAGGGATAAGGTAATGGACTATGATGCCGTACACGATACCCAACACGTCTATCGTCAACTGGTTGATGCCACAGCTCGTCCGGGAAGAATTTACTCCATTGTAACAGTATGTGAACGCCTTTTTGAGTTGGGCAAGAGGAACGCAGGGTTAGCGGCGTGTGCACTCGCCCTCTTAGATCAAGAAGTCTGCTTCTCCGTGGTGGCGAAGGAATCGTCGGCGAGCATATTGCGGGAGTTCCTTAGGTGGGAAACGTTCAGTCTCTCAGCAAATTCAAGCGACGCAGACTATGTATTTATCGATTGCGGACAGATATCCACTGTGAATGTACGGGAACTGATGGGAGCTCTCAACCGAGGAACGCTTTTGGATCCGCACAAGAGTGCAACTGCGTTCCTGGCAGTTGATGTTTTGGCTGAGACAACGGAGAAGGTGGATGAAGCGGCGAGTCTCTGTATGAGACTGCGAGGTCCAGGCATTGACGGTACGCGACACATCGCTGTCATCGGCATGGACTCAGAATGGATGTTTGCACGCGAAATGGTGAACGTGGAGTATCCGCTCGGTATCGATATATTCCTTGTTTCAGAAGCAGGGCAAATCATCGGGTTGCCACGAACGACGATCGTCGAAATTGAATCCGTTGAGAAGGTGGTGTAA
- a CDS encoding alpha-D-ribose 1-methylphosphonate 5-phosphate C-P-lyase PhnJ: MNKPRFQSDKYHFAFLDEASKREIRRATLKAISIPGHQVPFASREMPIGRGWGTGGLQLTLSLIGREDTVKVIDQGNDDSVNAVSIRKLIEETSGIATTTDTTKATLIQTRHRIPEEELREDQILVFQVPQPEPLRRVDAKELGTKRKHSEMDYSGIWLTLYEDIVRWGEVTIGADYPCLVHHRYLFNPSPIPRWDTPRLHQSGTLYLFGAGREKKIYAIPPFTDVTPIQFEDYPFRVESFPGASCKFCGRNDVFLNEIYDSVTGELHFQCSDISFCLKNRPTKEDVL, from the coding sequence TTGAACAAACCGAGGTTCCAATCAGATAAATATCATTTCGCGTTTCTCGATGAGGCGTCGAAGCGTGAAATTCGCCGAGCTACGCTGAAGGCCATCTCCATTCCAGGCCATCAAGTTCCGTTTGCCTCACGAGAGATGCCTATTGGTCGGGGGTGGGGAACAGGCGGTTTACAATTAACACTATCTCTAATTGGCCGGGAAGACACTGTGAAGGTTATAGACCAAGGGAACGATGACAGTGTCAACGCCGTAAGCATTCGCAAGCTGATTGAAGAGACGAGCGGAATCGCAACTACAACTGACACAACCAAAGCGACGCTGATTCAGACACGTCACAGGATTCCGGAGGAAGAACTCCGGGAGGACCAAATTCTCGTGTTCCAAGTACCCCAACCGGAACCACTGCGCAGAGTCGATGCGAAAGAATTGGGAACAAAGCGCAAACATTCGGAGATGGATTACAGCGGGATTTGGTTGACGCTATACGAAGATATCGTGCGATGGGGGGAGGTCACCATCGGTGCGGATTATCCATGTTTGGTTCACCATCGCTACTTGTTCAATCCGAGTCCCATTCCGCGCTGGGACACGCCGCGGCTCCATCAGAGCGGGACGTTGTACTTGTTCGGTGCCGGTCGTGAAAAGAAGATCTATGCGATTCCACCCTTTACGGATGTAACGCCTATACAGTTTGAGGATTACCCATTTCGGGTCGAGTCTTTCCCGGGTGCGTCATGCAAGTTTTGCGGAAGGAACGACGTATTCCTTAACGAGATATACGACAGTGTTACAGGCGAGCTTCACTTTCAGTGTTCAGATATCTCCTTTTGTCTGAAGAATCGTCCCACCAAAGAGGACGTATTGTGA
- a CDS encoding endonuclease/exonuclease/phosphatase family protein: MRERSPLRILTINTWKCDGNYDLRMQALAKQISSLDPDVITLQESFRTADGTVDTAKSLANALGMHYQFAQARRKTRMLKGLAVESDSGLAMLSRVPIQSTHRLVLPTDSSSEERVALLGILDWHGVVVKIANVHFTHLPDRMLVKRAQLSAVLDACSTDAEIDIHTNLICGDFNTPLHELRELLAGHNEWTIQDSYVLGGGESERITIRGIGADWPEAACIDYILHVRKATESSTVRFEHSSIVLNQPDGKTGVFPSDHYGVMTTMHFIKGGEAF; the protein is encoded by the coding sequence ATGAGGGAAAGGTCACCGCTCCGGATTTTAACCATCAATACCTGGAAATGCGACGGGAACTATGATCTGCGGATGCAGGCTCTCGCGAAACAAATTTCATCCCTTGACCCGGATGTGATTACTCTTCAGGAGTCATTTCGAACGGCTGACGGGACGGTTGATACAGCAAAATCGTTGGCGAACGCTCTTGGTATGCACTATCAGTTCGCCCAGGCGAGGCGAAAAACGCGCATGCTGAAAGGGCTGGCGGTTGAGAGCGACAGTGGACTGGCCATGCTTTCGCGGGTACCTATTCAATCGACACATCGTCTTGTGTTGCCGACGGATTCTTCAAGCGAAGAGCGGGTGGCGCTCCTAGGCATCCTGGACTGGCACGGTGTAGTCGTGAAGATTGCGAATGTACATTTTACGCATTTACCGGATCGGATGCTAGTAAAGCGTGCGCAGTTAAGTGCCGTTCTTGATGCATGCTCCACTGACGCCGAAATCGATATTCACACAAATCTAATTTGCGGTGACTTCAATACACCGTTACATGAGTTACGAGAGTTACTTGCCGGTCACAACGAATGGACAATCCAGGATAGTTACGTGCTAGGAGGGGGAGAGTCGGAGCGTATCACCATACGCGGTATTGGCGCGGATTGGCCCGAAGCAGCGTGCATTGATTATATTCTGCATGTCCGGAAGGCTACTGAGTCGTCGACCGTCCGGTTCGAACATTCTTCAATTGTATTGAATCAGCCTGACGGGAAAACGGGCGTATTTCCAAGTGATCACTATGGTGTCATGACGACGATGCACTTCATAAAAGGAGGCGAAGCATTCTGA
- the speD gene encoding adenosylmethionine decarboxylase — protein MKVELTSEQRITLHGFNNLTKSLSFNMYDVCYTKTKQEREKYITYIDHQYNAERLTTILRTVADIIGAHVLNIAKQNYEPQGASVTMLVSEGPIEKAPHESFEESPGPAPGMVVAHLDKSHITVHTYPEYHPHEGISTFRADIDVSTCGEISPLKALNYLIQSFDTDIMTIDYRVRGFTRDINGHKLFIDHEISSIQNYIPTEIKDMYHMIDVNVYQENIFHTKCKLREFDLNNYLFGYTKDTLSLKEQQEIEKSVKWEMDEIFYGKNMVFT, from the coding sequence GTGAAAGTTGAATTGACGTCGGAGCAGCGCATTACCTTGCATGGTTTCAATAATTTGACTAAATCCTTAAGCTTTAACATGTATGATGTGTGCTATACCAAAACCAAACAAGAACGTGAGAAATACATCACCTATATCGATCACCAGTACAACGCGGAGCGATTGACAACCATCTTGAGGACGGTTGCTGACATTATCGGCGCTCATGTACTCAACATAGCAAAACAGAATTATGAACCCCAGGGAGCAAGTGTGACCATGCTAGTATCAGAGGGACCTATCGAAAAGGCACCACATGAATCGTTCGAAGAATCCCCCGGTCCGGCTCCAGGAATGGTCGTGGCACACCTAGACAAAAGCCACATCACAGTGCACACGTATCCGGAATATCATCCGCATGAGGGAATCAGCACCTTCCGCGCTGATATCGACGTCTCCACCTGCGGAGAAATCTCCCCGCTCAAGGCACTAAACTATCTGATCCAATCCTTCGACACGGATATTATGACAATTGATTATCGGGTGCGGGGATTTACGCGCGACATCAACGGTCACAAGCTGTTCATCGACCATGAAATCAGCTCCATCCAGAACTATATTCCAACCGAAATCAAAGACATGTACCATATGATTGACGTAAACGTCTATCAGGAAAACATTTTTCATACCAAGTGCAAGCTTCGCGAATTTGACTTGAACAACTATTTGTTCGGCTATACCAAGGATACGCTTAGCCTGAAGGAACAACAGGAAATCGAAAAGAGCGTCAAATGGGAGATGGATGAAATTTTTTATGGGAAAAATATGGTGTTTACCTGA
- the phnG gene encoding phosphonate C-P lyase system protein PhnG: MKRKQMTRILVEGDRTLLERLASQVEAAHEVHVNRKPENSLVMMKTFDPVASQPFYLGEVMVTQCTVTVNGHRGIGVLMGDEPDRAYYLAVVDAAVNASIPESFLWEPVLLEEEKRVNRRQYEEYARVEKSKVQFETMEEHYAKKG; this comes from the coding sequence ATGAAACGGAAACAAATGACACGAATTTTGGTGGAAGGGGACAGAACCCTGTTGGAGCGGCTCGCGTCGCAGGTCGAGGCCGCGCATGAGGTTCATGTGAATCGGAAACCGGAAAACAGTCTCGTGATGATGAAGACGTTCGATCCTGTGGCCAGCCAACCGTTTTATCTCGGAGAAGTCATGGTGACGCAGTGTACCGTTACGGTGAATGGGCATCGTGGGATCGGTGTCCTAATGGGTGACGAGCCCGATCGTGCTTACTACTTGGCGGTCGTGGATGCGGCTGTCAATGCGAGTATCCCCGAGAGCTTTTTGTGGGAACCAGTGCTTCTTGAAGAGGAAAAGCGTGTAAACCGTCGTCAGTATGAGGAGTACGCGCGGGTCGAGAAGTCAAAAGTTCAGTTTGAGACGATGGAGGAGCACTATGCAAAAAAGGGATAA
- a CDS encoding DapH/DapD/GlmU-related protein produces MYEVANHSIEDNKKLGPQPRIHGTARVVESEIGSWADIGAGSNIYLSTVGDYSYTAGDAQIVYTDVGKFCSIASHVRLNPGNHPMWRVTQHHFTYRRQAYDFDTRDDEEFFEWRKEHRVMIGHDVWIGHNATVMPGVKVGTGAVIGAGAVVTKDVDPYTIVVGVPAKPLRPRFPQQVAERLLTIAWWDWPREVLEERFNDFLNLELFLEKYSI; encoded by the coding sequence ATGTATGAAGTCGCGAATCACAGCATCGAAGACAACAAGAAACTGGGACCACAGCCACGCATACACGGGACGGCTCGAGTAGTGGAAAGCGAAATCGGAAGTTGGGCTGACATTGGGGCCGGAAGCAACATTTATTTATCGACGGTGGGAGATTACAGCTACACGGCTGGCGATGCGCAAATCGTATATACGGATGTTGGGAAATTCTGCTCCATCGCCTCGCATGTACGCCTTAACCCAGGGAATCATCCGATGTGGCGTGTTACACAACACCATTTTACGTATCGACGACAAGCCTACGACTTCGATACTCGCGACGATGAGGAATTTTTTGAGTGGAGAAAAGAACATCGCGTCATGATCGGACACGATGTTTGGATTGGGCATAACGCAACGGTGATGCCAGGTGTGAAGGTGGGGACGGGGGCGGTCATTGGCGCAGGCGCGGTGGTGACGAAAGACGTGGATCCCTACACTATCGTCGTGGGCGTACCTGCGAAACCCCTTCGTCCGCGCTTTCCGCAACAAGTGGCCGAGAGATTGCTTACTATCGCTTGGTGGGATTGGCCCAGAGAAGTGCTGGAAGAGCGATTCAATGACTTTCTGAATCTTGAACTTTTTTTGGAGAAGTACTCGATATGA
- a CDS encoding alpha-D-ribose 1-methylphosphonate 5-triphosphate diphosphatase: MEHEHIIEGNIVTPTGIIEHGVVVVRGGKIVDIDQLPRSLKARVVEDEAVEWVLPGMIDTHSDAIETEMQPRPGSLFPIEVSFHELERKLAAQGITTIYHALSMHADQSSSWARRNDTVKRLILDIRKLSRQHSLIRHRLHLRFEITNLTAVPYVEELLGSESIEQVSFMDHSPGQGQFRSLEHQKKLIMSKLALSEEQADDVLAKRMGQPKVNIEELARLAAVAKNHGIPLASHDDDSIEKLDLMRNWNVAISEFPVELGVAIEAKQRGLAVVMGAPNVVLGKSHSNNVSALEAISHGAVDILCSDYYPPSMLQAVFCLYRSGISMVDAVNLVSLNSAKALRINDSLGSIEIGKTADLLKIREYRQTPAIQEVYVEGNLVCQMSYRKLAMGTIGK, encoded by the coding sequence ATGGAGCATGAACATATCATCGAAGGAAATATTGTGACTCCTACAGGCATTATTGAGCACGGTGTCGTTGTAGTTCGAGGTGGCAAAATCGTCGACATCGACCAGTTGCCACGTTCTTTGAAAGCGCGAGTAGTAGAAGACGAGGCTGTCGAATGGGTGTTGCCTGGTATGATTGACACTCACAGTGATGCCATCGAAACGGAAATGCAGCCACGGCCGGGTAGTCTCTTCCCCATTGAGGTTTCGTTTCACGAACTTGAGCGAAAACTGGCGGCACAGGGCATCACGACCATCTACCACGCATTAAGTATGCACGCGGACCAGTCTAGCTCCTGGGCCCGACGGAACGACACGGTGAAACGGCTGATTCTTGATATTCGCAAACTGTCTCGACAACATTCGCTCATCCGCCATCGGCTTCACTTGCGGTTCGAAATCACAAATTTGACAGCCGTTCCTTATGTCGAGGAGTTGCTGGGATCAGAGAGTATCGAACAAGTATCGTTCATGGATCATTCACCAGGGCAAGGGCAGTTTCGCAGCCTTGAGCATCAGAAAAAGTTGATTATGTCAAAGCTCGCTTTGTCTGAAGAGCAGGCGGATGATGTGTTGGCGAAGCGTATGGGGCAACCAAAGGTAAATATCGAAGAATTGGCACGCCTTGCCGCTGTAGCAAAGAACCACGGAATTCCGCTCGCCTCGCATGACGATGACTCGATTGAAAAACTTGACCTGATGCGCAATTGGAACGTGGCAATCAGCGAATTTCCGGTCGAACTCGGAGTCGCCATAGAGGCGAAACAGAGAGGATTGGCCGTGGTAATGGGCGCACCGAACGTCGTGCTTGGCAAGTCGCACAGTAACAACGTATCGGCCCTCGAAGCCATTTCGCACGGTGCGGTGGATATTTTATGTTCAGACTACTATCCTCCATCGATGCTACAAGCAGTCTTTTGTCTCTACCGAAGTGGCATCTCTATGGTCGATGCCGTAAATCTCGTCTCATTGAATTCGGCAAAAGCCTTGCGTATCAACGATTCTCTCGGATCTATCGAGATTGGCAAAACGGCCGATTTGTTAAAAATCCGTGAGTATCGGCAAACTCCAGCGATTCAGGAGGTCTACGTCGAAGGGAACTTAGTATGCCAGATGTCTTATCGGAAGCTCGCTATGGGGACGATTGGAAAGTGA
- a CDS encoding MFS transporter — protein MATIAQNVLTQLDDSQVRRHHVRLFSLAAAGIFVDGYDLNVISAALINLVPSLHPSSLETSWLSTSALIGTALGAVFLGRLTDVIGRKKMFVIDLIFFVLFALASGFAPNMTWVIIFRFLLGIGIGADYPIAASYVSEIIPRRRRGAFLAATVGMLSVGSIVANLVSIFILSVDHGPSAWRFILASGAVPALIAIIMRSAMPESPRWLLAKNREQSARSSLQQIGFSNVTALPIQNLNRKYPYWKLFSPQFLRITILVTMSWLLFDILAYGVGIFQPILLEGLGFHSGIPALLGNLAINMIGFAGMLLAIATIERVGRKWQQIIGMIGMGLGLFLVGIMSAHGTTGLPVGALLAVFGLYSLSDNWGPSATTYTSPAELYPTSLRAGGHGLAAMSGKVGAAIGTFFLPLVKQAVGVSDLMYLLAGVAVLGAIVSIAFGVETKGGQSLETIEDKIVGIRTEPISRQQTNLQL, from the coding sequence ATGGCCACAATAGCACAGAACGTTTTGACTCAACTCGATGATAGTCAAGTTCGTCGGCACCATGTACGCTTATTTTCACTAGCGGCAGCAGGGATTTTTGTAGACGGCTATGATCTCAATGTGATTAGTGCGGCGTTAATCAACCTCGTCCCAAGCCTGCATCCATCGAGTTTGGAAACGAGTTGGTTAAGTACATCTGCCTTAATTGGCACTGCGCTCGGTGCAGTCTTTCTGGGCCGCCTGACGGACGTGATCGGCCGCAAAAAAATGTTTGTCATTGATTTGATCTTCTTCGTCCTATTTGCCCTTGCGTCAGGATTCGCTCCGAACATGACATGGGTTATTATCTTCAGGTTCCTGCTGGGGATCGGCATTGGCGCAGATTATCCGATTGCGGCGAGTTACGTTTCCGAGATTATCCCACGTCGCCGACGCGGTGCGTTTTTAGCAGCGACAGTTGGAATGCTTAGCGTGGGATCAATCGTTGCTAACCTTGTGTCCATTTTTATCCTATCAGTCGATCACGGCCCCTCTGCATGGCGATTTATTCTGGCATCCGGTGCAGTACCGGCCTTGATTGCCATCATTATGAGAAGTGCCATGCCTGAGTCACCTCGTTGGCTCCTGGCAAAGAATCGCGAGCAAAGTGCAAGAAGTTCACTGCAACAAATCGGATTCAGCAACGTCACTGCCTTACCGATACAGAATTTGAATCGAAAGTATCCATATTGGAAGCTGTTTTCACCTCAATTCCTTCGAATCACTATCCTCGTGACAATGTCCTGGTTGTTGTTTGACATTCTTGCTTATGGCGTAGGTATTTTCCAACCAATATTATTGGAGGGTCTTGGGTTCCATTCGGGCATCCCAGCACTGTTAGGTAACCTTGCTATCAACATGATTGGCTTTGCTGGCATGCTCTTAGCCATCGCAACAATTGAACGGGTTGGCCGCAAATGGCAGCAAATCATTGGGATGATAGGAATGGGCCTCGGCTTGTTTCTAGTTGGAATCATGTCTGCACATGGAACAACAGGGTTGCCGGTCGGGGCGTTACTCGCAGTTTTTGGGCTGTACAGTCTCAGTGATAACTGGGGACCCAGCGCAACCACGTATACATCTCCCGCTGAACTTTATCCAACATCCTTGCGGGCAGGTGGTCATGGCCTCGCAGCCATGTCAGGGAAAGTGGGAGCGGCCATCGGAACTTTCTTCTTACCTTTGGTAAAACAAGCGGTAGGTGTTTCGGACCTTATGTATCTACTCGCAGGAGTGGCAGTTCTTGGTGCAATTGTCTCTATCGCCTTTGGTGTCGAGACGAAGGGCGGACAATCGTTAGAAACGATTGAAGATAAAATCGTTGGCATCAGGACAGAGCCGATAAGTCGTCAGCAAACCAACTTGCAACTCTAG
- a CDS encoding RMD1 family protein, which produces MTDLIEKSGYMQSISFNAFAITNEINLNKIATHCGIPRKFTWEEPLILTSRTLQPIYQRNMDESQRVLVFSFGSVVFINFSKPHEIKEFFRFIDSFEQDIDLRDLGKYTDDYSLHIRETEITRLTDEYVEVREYEVFYPELISTVLAKSVALEKTEEQLGDILDKLETMIDQLEKGRLRIGNKQLARTTARILRHEYNTLAYIMILDKPDVTWTNSAAAEFYEQMQDFFELNDRYKILKSKTEVLYNIMEGFSTISHSIRGLFVEWIVVALIVFEIILTILGIIGWIPEPGFSR; this is translated from the coding sequence ATGACCGATCTCATTGAAAAGAGTGGATACATGCAGTCAATCAGCTTTAATGCATTTGCGATCACCAATGAAATTAATCTCAACAAGATTGCCACTCATTGTGGAATCCCGAGAAAGTTCACGTGGGAAGAACCCTTAATTCTTACAAGCCGTACTCTACAACCTATTTACCAAAGGAATATGGATGAATCACAACGAGTACTGGTGTTTTCCTTTGGTAGCGTCGTCTTCATTAATTTCTCGAAACCACATGAGATAAAGGAATTTTTCAGGTTTATCGATTCGTTCGAGCAGGATATCGACCTCAGAGATCTAGGCAAATACACGGACGATTACAGCCTTCATATTAGAGAGACTGAAATAACTAGGCTAACCGATGAATATGTCGAAGTTCGTGAATACGAGGTTTTTTACCCTGAGTTAATCTCAACTGTCCTCGCAAAATCTGTTGCTCTTGAAAAAACAGAAGAACAGCTTGGGGACATCCTAGACAAGTTGGAAACTATGATTGACCAATTAGAAAAGGGGAGATTGAGAATTGGTAACAAACAGCTAGCACGAACGACTGCAAGAATCTTGCGTCACGAATACAACACGCTTGCATATATTATGATTCTGGACAAGCCGGATGTTACATGGACCAACAGCGCGGCAGCTGAATTCTACGAGCAAATGCAGGATTTTTTCGAACTTAATGATCGATATAAAATTTTAAAAAGTAAAACCGAAGTCTTATATAATATTATGGAAGGTTTCTCCACTATTAGCCACTCAATTCGAGGTTTATTTGTTGAGTGGATCGTTGTTGCTCTTATCGTCTTCGAAATCATCCTCACGATTCTGGGTATTATTGGGTGGATTCCGGAACCAGGATTCTCGCGTTAG
- a CDS encoding carbon-phosphorus lyase complex subunit PhnI yields MGYTTVTGGQEAIEQSHQLVDLYRLSNAKSPLQVAEIQSQLQGLVDKVISESGFYAPSYATLAIKQGQGDPAEAVFLLCAYRSTLPRNYYSNTVYTSDMRVIRRISSSFKDIPGGQMLGPTYDYTHRLLRFDLMNEDDNQLKWILDQVRSEVTDNGETPTFRKVSDLLREQGLIAPVQSPEVEREPFDVTRQKVQFPTTRQARLQLLARGETGAMTAFAYSSMRGFGTVHPTIAELRVGYLAVSIPYPYAVDDEDSIYIGEVLVTEVESINSFKMSDQQGEVQFSLGYGLCFGQNEVKAISMSILERSLETPGTGPTHDEEFILLHINSLESNGFVSHLKLPHYTTFQASLDRIRSVKDRFEKTLEDEKGDVDGIEQTEVPIR; encoded by the coding sequence GTGGGCTATACAACGGTCACAGGTGGTCAGGAGGCCATTGAACAGTCGCACCAATTGGTCGATCTCTATCGCCTCTCTAATGCGAAATCTCCGCTGCAAGTGGCAGAGATCCAATCACAATTGCAAGGCCTCGTCGACAAGGTGATCAGTGAGTCCGGCTTTTATGCGCCGTCTTATGCGACACTTGCCATCAAACAAGGGCAGGGAGATCCGGCCGAAGCGGTTTTTCTCCTCTGCGCGTATCGCTCTACATTGCCGCGCAACTACTACTCGAACACCGTTTACACCTCAGACATGCGAGTGATTCGGAGAATTTCATCTTCCTTTAAAGACATTCCGGGCGGGCAGATGCTAGGTCCGACCTACGACTACACGCATCGTTTGCTTCGGTTCGACCTCATGAATGAAGACGATAACCAATTAAAATGGATCCTTGACCAAGTTCGTTCGGAAGTTACTGACAACGGGGAAACACCAACATTTCGTAAGGTTTCGGATCTTCTCCGTGAACAAGGGCTGATTGCACCAGTTCAGTCACCGGAGGTGGAACGGGAACCGTTTGACGTAACACGACAAAAAGTACAGTTTCCGACGACAAGGCAGGCAAGGCTGCAACTGCTGGCCCGCGGGGAAACTGGCGCAATGACTGCATTCGCGTATAGCAGCATGCGTGGATTTGGTACAGTTCACCCGACAATCGCCGAATTGCGCGTTGGCTACCTGGCTGTGTCCATTCCCTATCCGTACGCAGTGGATGACGAGGATTCAATCTATATCGGGGAAGTTTTAGTAACAGAGGTGGAGTCCATCAATTCTTTTAAAATGAGTGACCAACAGGGAGAAGTGCAGTTTTCGCTCGGATACGGACTGTGTTTCGGTCAAAACGAGGTCAAGGCGATTTCGATGTCCATTCTCGAGCGTTCGCTCGAAACGCCAGGTACCGGACCTACGCATGATGAGGAGTTTATCTTGCTTCACATCAATAGTCTCGAATCAAACGGGTTCGTTTCTCACTTGAAGTTACCGCATTACACAACATTCCAGGCGTCGTTGGATAGGATTCGCAGCGTCAAAGACAGGTTCGAAAAGACGCTGGAGGACGAGAAGGGAGACGTAGACGGAATTGAACAAACCGAGGTTCCAATCAGATAA
- a CDS encoding MFS transporter translates to MTEPSVIKTLNEASITTAHRSATFVVSLGLFFDLYDIFLAGVLGTVLAQQFHISSTLLPLVIGSSFLGMFLGAIILNRFADIWGRKRAFMFNLLFFSIFTFIGAISPNVTILIICRFLAGFGIGAETPLCDVYLTELLPSASRGKFIAWAYTFGFLAMPIEGFIAQGLVPTHLWGVAGWRWMFIIGSLGAFFAWILQSQLPESPRWLESVGRTQEARRNLRQFVDFPSQKSRTGTTTAAVKSEPQTTPKSPVSLLFSKSYLGRTLMLWVFQVLQAVGYYGFGTLVPIVLAAKGYNIVHSLEFVALTFIGYPVGSLLSLPFVERMERKWLIVWSAIGMALFGILFGIAGSSTLIVIFGFIYTLISNIFSNALHIFQAEIFPTNVRATAAGSAYSLSRLMSGLMPFVLLPVLKQDGATAMFLVVAAAMVLIVIDIGLFGPKTVKRDLETVNSVGDSLGL, encoded by the coding sequence ATGACTGAACCATCAGTAATAAAAACATTGAATGAAGCGTCGATCACGACTGCACACCGCTCCGCGACATTTGTTGTTTCACTTGGCCTCTTCTTTGACTTGTACGATATTTTTCTTGCTGGCGTACTCGGCACTGTCTTGGCGCAGCAATTTCACATCAGTTCCACGTTGCTTCCGCTCGTGATTGGGTCAAGCTTCCTCGGCATGTTCCTTGGTGCCATTATCCTCAACCGCTTTGCAGACATCTGGGGCAGAAAACGGGCGTTTATGTTTAACCTCCTATTTTTTTCAATATTCACATTCATCGGAGCTATCAGTCCAAATGTGACTATCCTTATTATTTGTCGGTTTCTCGCTGGGTTCGGCATTGGTGCAGAGACACCGCTTTGTGATGTGTACTTAACCGAGCTCTTGCCGAGTGCAAGCCGTGGTAAGTTCATTGCCTGGGCATACACATTTGGATTTTTAGCAATGCCCATTGAGGGGTTTATCGCACAAGGACTTGTTCCAACCCACCTGTGGGGTGTGGCCGGTTGGCGATGGATGTTTATCATTGGTTCTTTAGGTGCCTTTTTCGCGTGGATTCTGCAAAGCCAGCTGCCAGAATCTCCTCGTTGGTTGGAGTCTGTGGGCAGAACACAAGAAGCACGCAGGAACCTGCGTCAATTTGTCGACTTCCCATCGCAGAAATCGAGGACCGGGACAACGACGGCCGCAGTCAAATCAGAACCGCAAACAACACCCAAATCACCGGTTTCACTGCTGTTTAGCAAAAGCTACCTCGGTCGTACCCTCATGCTTTGGGTGTTTCAAGTGCTGCAAGCGGTCGGATATTACGGTTTCGGTACACTCGTACCCATTGTACTGGCTGCAAAGGGATATAACATCGTCCACTCATTGGAGTTTGTCGCCTTGACGTTTATCGGTTATCCCGTTGGTTCACTTCTGTCGCTGCCTTTTGTTGAGCGGATGGAGCGTAAATGGTTGATTGTCTGGTCAGCCATCGGTATGGCCCTGTTTGGTATTCTCTTCGGCATTGCCGGATCGTCAACACTCATTGTCATCTTCGGCTTCATTTATACGCTGATTAGCAACATTTTCTCGAACGCACTGCACATTTTCCAAGCGGAGATCTTTCCGACCAATGTTCGAGCGACCGCCGCTGGCTCAGCTTACAGCCTCAGTCGCTTAATGAGCGGCTTGATGCCTTTTGTGTTGCTGCCAGTACTCAAGCAAGACGGGGCAACAGCGATGTTCCTCGTCGTGGCGGCGGCGATGGTGCTCATCGTGATCGACATCGGCCTATTTGGCCCAAAGACAGTCAAGCGGGACTTGGAAACAGTCAACTCTGTGGGTGACAGTCTGGGTTTGTAG